A single uncultured Acetobacterium sp. DNA region contains:
- a CDS encoding methyl-accepting chemotaxis protein: MEFFKNLKIKQKLVTCFILLAVVTGVVGIFGIYTMNTINTQSENMYNNNLVPSQKLATIESALEDIRSNQLLAIYERNPATLQTRLDAINAAVESDNALLKEYEATIQDDENRVLYNTLTDSLATYRELRNGNLELVKAQKYDEALAGLDKVSQARLAVDEDLEALISYNTTLAEDILASNTANFKTQSTLMIIFIVVGIALAVGLGLMVANMISKPLRRMVDLAEEIANGNLDVDLRIDSRDEVGELALAFEKMTNHINEIMTNIDSAAEQVAAGSKQIADSSMGLSQGATEQASSIEQLTASIEEISSQTRLNADNAIEANELAELTKENAVQGNNEMKLMLQSMEEINESSANISKIIKVIDEIAFQTNILALNAAVEAARARQHGKGFAVVAEEVRNLAARSADAAKETTRMIEGSIKKVDDGTKIATKTAAALNKIVDDVAKVSDIVGNIASASNEQAIGISQINQGIMQVSEVVQMNSATSEESAAASEELSSQAEMLREQADRFILKKSGRFSYQGNEAFDVNMNGSQGQARPTKRVDANSTVSKPTRIALSDNEFGKY, translated from the coding sequence ATGGAATTTTTTAAAAATCTCAAAATTAAACAAAAACTGGTTACCTGTTTTATACTGCTGGCAGTGGTTACCGGGGTGGTTGGGATATTTGGTATTTATACCATGAACACCATTAATACCCAGTCGGAAAATATGTATAATAATAATCTGGTGCCGTCACAAAAGTTGGCGACGATTGAATCGGCATTGGAAGATATTCGCTCCAATCAGTTATTGGCAATCTATGAAAGAAATCCGGCAACTTTGCAGACCCGATTGGATGCCATTAATGCTGCGGTAGAAAGTGACAATGCACTCTTAAAAGAATATGAAGCGACGATTCAGGATGACGAAAATAGAGTCCTTTACAACACCCTCACCGATAGTCTGGCGACCTATCGGGAACTGCGAAATGGAAATTTAGAATTGGTTAAAGCTCAAAAATATGATGAAGCCCTAGCAGGACTTGACAAAGTAAGCCAGGCAAGACTGGCAGTTGATGAGGATTTAGAAGCTTTAATCAGCTATAATACCACTCTAGCCGAAGATATTTTGGCCTCGAATACCGCTAACTTTAAAACTCAAAGCACACTGATGATTATTTTCATTGTAGTGGGAATTGCCTTGGCGGTAGGCCTTGGTTTAATGGTCGCAAATATGATCAGCAAACCACTTCGACGGATGGTGGATTTGGCAGAAGAAATTGCCAATGGAAACCTGGATGTGGATCTTAGAATCGACAGTCGTGATGAAGTGGGAGAACTGGCTTTAGCCTTTGAAAAAATGACCAACCATATTAATGAAATTATGACCAATATCGATTCTGCGGCCGAACAGGTGGCAGCCGGATCAAAACAGATTGCCGATTCAAGTATGGGATTATCTCAGGGAGCGACTGAACAGGCCAGCTCGATTGAACAACTGACAGCTTCTATCGAAGAGATTTCGTCTCAAACCCGACTCAATGCAGATAATGCGATTGAGGCCAATGAACTGGCTGAGCTGACAAAAGAAAATGCCGTACAGGGAAATAATGAGATGAAATTGATGCTTCAATCCATGGAAGAAATCAATGAGTCCTCCGCCAATATTTCAAAAATTATTAAAGTCATTGATGAAATTGCGTTTCAAACCAATATTCTGGCCTTAAATGCCGCCGTTGAAGCAGCCCGGGCCCGACAGCATGGCAAAGGTTTTGCCGTTGTTGCCGAAGAGGTAAGAAATTTAGCGGCTCGGTCAGCGGATGCTGCCAAAGAAACAACCCGAATGATTGAAGGTTCGATTAAAAAGGTTGATGACGGAACAAAAATTGCCACAAAAACGGCAGCGGCGCTTAACAAGATTGTCGATGATGTTGCCAAGGTTTCTGATATTGTGGGAAATATCGCCTCAGCTTCAAATGAACAGGCCATTGGAATTTCCCAGATTAATCAGGGGATTATGCAGGTATCCGAAGTGGTTCAAATGAATTCAGCTACTTCAGAAGAAAGTGCAGCAGCCAGTGAAGAATTATCCAGTCAGGCAGAGATGCTAAGAGAACAGGCGGATCGGTTCATATTAAAAAAATCCGGACGTTTTTCTTACCAGGGGAACGAAGCATTTGATGTAAACATGAATGGGAGTCAAGGACAAGCCAGACCGACAAAACGGGTAGACGCCAATTCGACTGTATCAAAACCAACCCGAATTGCTTTGAGCGATAATGAATTTGGAAAATACTAA
- a CDS encoding PadR family transcriptional regulator — MLEFAILGFLLERDMTGYDMKQMMVMRTSNFIDASFGSIYPMLKRLEKIGLITFVEIVEGNRFKKMYTITTMGKEHFMEWLQTPCTFSPFDFEYLGKLFFYKHLKKNDVILNIELFRGTVQEAIEKLSEIESITCEGKESFECASLQFGKAYYEMVLNWHEKLIADLTKTNPS, encoded by the coding sequence ATGCTAGAATTCGCAATCTTAGGTTTTTTATTAGAACGGGATATGACAGGCTACGACATGAAACAAATGATGGTGATGCGAACATCCAATTTTATTGATGCAAGTTTTGGAAGTATTTATCCAATGCTAAAAAGGCTTGAAAAAATCGGATTGATAACCTTTGTGGAAATTGTTGAAGGTAACCGATTTAAAAAAATGTATACCATTACAACCATGGGAAAGGAACATTTTATGGAATGGCTTCAAACGCCCTGTACATTTTCTCCTTTTGATTTTGAGTATCTGGGAAAATTATTTTTCTATAAACATTTAAAGAAAAACGATGTTATCCTTAATATCGAACTATTTAGAGGAACCGTTCAGGAGGCAATCGAGAAGTTATCGGAAATTGAAAGTATTACTTGTGAGGGGAAAGAATCTTTTGAGTGTGCCAGTTTGCAATTTGGAAAGGCTTATTATGAAATGGTGCTAAACTGGCATGAAAAGCTGATTGCAGATTTGACAAAAACAAATCCATCATAA
- a CDS encoding chemotaxis protein CheW produces the protein MADEFEEFDEMELEDDETEEGKFLTFILGNETYGLEIIYVTEIIGIQKITEVPELPEYVKGIMSLRGQIIPVVDVRLRFEKPYRDYDERTCVIVVDISDITVGLIVDGVAEVVTIPEEQILPHPDLDENYNRQFVRGIGKVGTAVKLLLDCHKLLVDDNMQNLEQEA, from the coding sequence ATGGCAGATGAGTTTGAAGAATTCGATGAAATGGAGCTGGAAGATGACGAAACCGAAGAAGGAAAGTTTTTAACCTTCATATTGGGGAATGAAACCTATGGACTGGAAATTATTTATGTTACCGAAATTATCGGCATTCAGAAAATAACCGAAGTGCCAGAGCTGCCGGAATATGTCAAAGGAATCATGAGCCTTCGGGGACAAATTATCCCGGTTGTGGATGTTCGTTTACGTTTCGAAAAACCCTATCGGGATTATGATGAAAGAACCTGCGTAATTGTGGTTGATATTTCAGATATCACAGTGGGACTGATTGTTGATGGGGTAGCAGAGGTGGTTACCATTCCGGAAGAGCAGATTTTACCGCATCCAGACCTGGACGAAAACTATAATCGCCAATTTGTCCGCGGGATTGGAAAAGTCGGCACTGCGGTGAAACTCTTGCTGGATTGTCACAAACTACTGGTGGATGATAACATGCAAAACCTCGAGCAGGAAGCCTGA
- a CDS encoding chemotaxis protein CheD gives MTKIVGIGEMAISNNLNDTIKTFALGSCLGITAYSAVRKVGGIIHIALPKPARVEDANNRYCYYATTGLPYFIHQFSKAYGCTKSELVIRIFGGAESLRENDTFNVGKQNLEITKHILTDLNLGIHYAETGETVSRTIELEVASGDINIWHQNMII, from the coding sequence ATGACAAAAATTGTCGGAATTGGGGAAATGGCTATTTCAAACAATCTCAATGATACAATAAAGACTTTTGCATTAGGTTCCTGTCTGGGGATCACGGCTTACTCAGCGGTACGGAAGGTTGGTGGAATTATCCATATTGCGCTACCTAAACCAGCCCGAGTCGAAGATGCCAATAACCGTTATTGTTATTATGCAACCACCGGATTACCCTATTTTATTCATCAATTTTCTAAAGCATATGGGTGCACAAAAAGCGAGTTGGTGATTCGCATTTTTGGTGGTGCCGAATCGCTGCGGGAGAATGATACCTTTAATGTGGGAAAGCAGAATCTGGAGATCACCAAGCATATTCTAACGGATCTGAATTTGGGTATCCACTATGCCGAAACCGGGGAGACCGTAAGCCGAACGATTGAATTGGAGGTAGCCAGTGGCGATATTAACATCTGGCACCAGAATATGATTATCTAA
- a CDS encoding response regulator translates to MKILIVEDDMVSRRFLGKFLTQYGECDIVVDGMEALDAYLIAIKEEEPYDLICLDIMMPKVDGVKVLKAIRDFEVQRGILPENKVKIIIITALADTEFVNTAFDLGCEAYAAKPVDTEKLVEVMNKLGVIKID, encoded by the coding sequence ATGAAAATACTAATTGTTGAAGATGATATGGTGAGCCGACGTTTTCTGGGGAAGTTTTTAACCCAATATGGAGAATGTGATATTGTGGTTGATGGGATGGAGGCGTTAGACGCTTATCTTATTGCCATTAAAGAAGAGGAACCTTACGATCTTATCTGTCTGGATATTATGATGCCAAAGGTTGATGGGGTTAAGGTATTAAAAGCCATCCGAGATTTTGAAGTACAACGGGGGATCTTGCCCGAAAACAAGGTTAAGATCATCATTATCACCGCTTTGGCGGATACTGAATTTGTTAATACTGCCTTTGATCTGGGATGTGAAGCCTATGCTGCCAAACCTGTTGATACAGAAAAGTTAGTTGAAGTGATGAATAAATTAGGAGTAATAAAAATAGACTGA
- a CDS encoding chemotaxis protein CheA yields the protein MTTQYLNDPMQEVFIFETSQQLEQMEQSVIKTEALGSYPSETINEIFRIMHTIKSSAAMMLINNMSVLAHTTEDMFYFIREENPQDIDVTALSDLVFEGIDFMKLELEKIKNGDSADGDPEPLKEKITEHLVILKEKNNLTHSQIANNEPVKEKYYISSNKSVKASEPKTYKAVLQFEENCGMENIRAFTVVHNLKDITESFKSFPEDVINDPDCVEIIKRDGFILHIKTPEPREKLESFFSTMAFIDTIEIIELDKSQEIKEEISILLSDDTIIVPQLKEPIKERSSTKEAAVSNGSQSPSMISVSVEKLDKLMNLVGEMVISEAMVTQNPDLKGLVLDNFSKSARQLRKITNELQDMVMSIRMVPLGPTFFKMNRIVRDISKKLDKEINLKILGEETEVDKNIIEQIGDPLMHIVRNSADHGIETAETRILQGKPRAGTITLEAKNAGGEVLIIIKDDGKGLSKEGILKKALENGLIGEDAENMTDTEIFNMIFLPGFSTKEAVTEFSGRGVGMDVVAKNIEAVGGNILVGSVEGRGTTITLKIPLTLAIIEGMNIRVGQSCYTLPIMSIKESFIPKAVEVFRDTDEKEMIMIRGQCYPIMRLKERYKVKTGATQIEDGILIMLEGENKTVCLFADELLGEQQVVVKTLPKYIRQMKNIDGLAGCTLLGDGNISLILDVNGLVSKARSRN from the coding sequence TTGACAACGCAATATCTAAACGATCCCATGCAAGAAGTTTTTATTTTTGAGACTTCCCAGCAATTGGAACAAATGGAACAGTCGGTGATTAAGACCGAAGCTTTGGGATCTTATCCCAGTGAGACCATCAACGAAATATTCAGGATCATGCACACCATTAAAAGTTCGGCTGCCATGATGCTAATCAATAACATGTCCGTACTGGCTCATACTACTGAAGACATGTTTTACTTTATCCGGGAAGAGAATCCCCAGGATATTGATGTGACGGCTCTTTCAGACCTGGTGTTTGAAGGTATCGATTTTATGAAACTGGAACTGGAAAAAATAAAAAATGGGGATAGTGCAGATGGTGACCCCGAACCGCTCAAAGAAAAAATCACAGAGCATTTGGTGATTTTAAAAGAAAAAAATAATCTGACCCATTCACAAATTGCTAACAATGAGCCGGTGAAAGAAAAATACTACATTAGCTCCAACAAATCAGTAAAAGCCAGTGAACCCAAAACATATAAAGCAGTGCTTCAGTTTGAAGAAAACTGTGGGATGGAAAATATCCGAGCTTTTACGGTGGTCCATAATCTAAAGGATATTACCGAATCGTTTAAAAGTTTTCCGGAGGACGTCATCAACGATCCGGATTGTGTGGAAATTATTAAAAGAGATGGCTTTATTCTTCATATTAAAACCCCGGAACCCCGGGAAAAACTGGAATCATTTTTTTCCACTATGGCCTTTATCGACACCATTGAAATTATTGAACTGGATAAATCCCAGGAAATAAAGGAAGAAATCAGCATCCTTCTTTCAGACGATACGATCATCGTTCCGCAACTAAAAGAACCCATAAAAGAGCGCAGTTCCACTAAAGAAGCTGCAGTGTCCAATGGCAGTCAGAGTCCGAGTATGATCTCAGTCAGCGTTGAAAAGCTGGACAAACTCATGAATCTGGTGGGGGAAATGGTGATTTCAGAAGCCATGGTGACCCAGAATCCCGATTTAAAAGGACTGGTTCTGGATAATTTCAGCAAGTCAGCCCGACAGCTTAGAAAGATCACCAACGAACTTCAGGATATGGTGATGTCCATCCGCATGGTGCCCTTGGGTCCGACCTTCTTTAAGATGAATCGGATCGTCCGAGATATCAGTAAAAAACTGGATAAAGAAATCAACTTGAAGATATTAGGCGAAGAAACCGAAGTTGACAAGAATATCATCGAACAAATTGGAGATCCACTGATGCATATTGTCAGAAATTCCGCGGATCATGGGATTGAAACAGCGGAAACACGAATTCTTCAGGGAAAACCAAGAGCTGGAACGATCACTCTGGAAGCTAAAAACGCCGGCGGCGAGGTCTTGATTATTATCAAAGATGATGGCAAGGGTTTGAGCAAAGAAGGTATTCTCAAAAAAGCTCTGGAAAACGGTTTGATTGGCGAAGATGCCGAAAACATGACCGATACTGAAATATTTAATATGATCTTCCTGCCGGGATTTTCCACCAAAGAAGCCGTTACTGAGTTTTCTGGCCGAGGGGTTGGTATGGACGTGGTAGCCAAAAACATTGAGGCAGTCGGAGGGAATATTCTGGTCGGAAGTGTGGAAGGAAGAGGAACCACGATTACCCTCAAGATTCCTCTGACCCTGGCAATTATTGAGGGTATGAATATCCGGGTAGGTCAATCCTGTTATACCTTACCGATTATGTCGATCAAAGAATCGTTTATTCCTAAAGCGGTTGAAGTGTTCAGGGATACCGATGAAAAAGAAATGATTATGATTCGGGGTCAGTGTTATCCGATCATGCGACTCAAAGAACGCTATAAGGTCAAAACTGGAGCAACTCAGATTGAAGACGGCATCCTGATTATGTTAGAAGGTGAAAACAAAACGGTTTGCTTGTTTGCGGATGAGTTGCTGGGAGAGCAGCAGGTAGTCGTTAAAACCCTTCCTAAATACATTCGTCAGATGAAGAATATTGATGGTCTGGCCGGATGCACCCTGCTGGGAGATGGAAACATCAGTCTGATTCTGGATGTGAACGGATTGGTCAGCAAGGCTCGATCAAGGAACTAG
- a CDS encoding chemotaxis response regulator protein-glutamate methylesterase — MFKKERIKVLIVDDSVVFREMVARRLSMDKSIRVVATADDPFDARDKILKYDPDVIICDVEMPKMNGIEFIKRLLPQYPLPVVIVSSNPQTGAAARKAGALDFVEKPNTNSSRSFDDFLVELDKKIRIAAKTEVVLPQHQAEMIKKQQTSGNGQSSDRLIAIGASTGGTEAIYDVLKKLTPDCPGIVIVQHIPPVFSKMFAERLDSQTLLRCKEAQTGDYLENGSVYIAPGDQHMRIKRIGNKYRVEVFQGEKVNGHCPSVDTLFESVAREAGNRAIGILLTGMGNDGAKGLLNIHRQGAITIGQDEASSVVYGMPKVAYNMGAVSVQSSLENIHKHILSALKE; from the coding sequence ATGTTTAAAAAAGAGCGGATCAAGGTTCTCATTGTAGATGACAGTGTGGTTTTTCGTGAAATGGTAGCCCGAAGATTGTCGATGGACAAGTCGATTCGGGTTGTGGCAACGGCAGATGATCCCTTTGATGCCCGGGACAAAATACTAAAATATGATCCCGATGTGATTATTTGCGATGTTGAAATGCCAAAGATGAATGGTATTGAATTTATTAAACGATTGCTTCCCCAATACCCACTGCCGGTGGTGATTGTTAGCAGCAATCCACAAACTGGGGCAGCTGCCAGAAAGGCAGGAGCCCTGGATTTTGTGGAAAAACCAAACACAAATTCTTCAAGATCCTTTGATGATTTTCTGGTTGAGCTGGATAAAAAAATTCGGATCGCCGCAAAAACAGAAGTCGTCTTACCTCAACATCAGGCAGAAATGATAAAAAAACAGCAAACATCAGGCAATGGGCAGTCATCTGACAGGCTCATTGCCATTGGTGCGTCAACCGGTGGTACCGAAGCGATTTATGATGTGCTAAAAAAGCTGACACCAGATTGTCCTGGCATCGTGATTGTGCAGCATATTCCGCCAGTCTTTTCAAAAATGTTTGCCGAAAGACTGGATTCCCAGACACTCTTACGTTGCAAAGAAGCCCAAACCGGAGATTATCTGGAAAATGGCAGCGTCTATATTGCGCCGGGAGACCAGCATATGCGAATCAAACGGATTGGCAATAAATATCGAGTGGAAGTTTTTCAAGGTGAAAAGGTCAATGGTCATTGTCCTTCGGTGGATACGCTCTTTGAATCGGTTGCCCGGGAAGCCGGAAACCGGGCAATTGGTATTCTTCTCACTGGCATGGGTAATGATGGTGCCAAAGGATTGCTGAACATTCACCGGCAAGGGGCCATAACCATTGGTCAGGATGAGGCATCCTCGGTGGTTTACGGGATGCCAAAGGTTGCCTATAATATGGGGGCTGTGTCGGTCCAGTCGTCGCTGGAAAATATTCATAAACATATACTCTCGGCTTTGAAGGAATAG
- a CDS encoding HD-GYP domain-containing protein — translation MGILEDHINNYTSSEHPTVQMMEPEQIQKKTGNSLSHYLCDLNESVSDQLNRDMLVELKNNLSNVLFQKEYTYTHVTKFLAYMYESIEGNPIILKVLDRIKRMDEYTFTHSVNTAFYAMFIAMWMELEEQEIINATQAGFLHDIGKIYIPDTILNKRGPLTNEEYEIIQIHPLYGYSLLDELSEFNLEVKRAVLFHHERNDASGYPLSATDDYVGLLPKIIAVADVYDAMTTNRVYKKGKTPLEAIEFLSNQGRQELDNQVLCYFLNNIPVYDFKAS, via the coding sequence ATGGGAATCTTAGAAGATCACATTAATAATTATACAAGTTCGGAGCACCCCACTGTTCAAATGATGGAACCTGAACAAATACAAAAAAAAACAGGCAATTCATTGTCTCATTATCTGTGTGATCTTAATGAAAGTGTCAGTGATCAGCTCAATCGCGACATGTTGGTGGAATTAAAAAACAACCTGAGTAATGTGCTGTTTCAAAAAGAATATACTTATACCCATGTGACTAAGTTTTTGGCATACATGTATGAGAGCATCGAAGGGAATCCGATCATTCTCAAAGTACTGGATCGGATTAAGAGAATGGATGAGTATACCTTCACTCACAGCGTCAATACGGCATTTTATGCCATGTTTATCGCCATGTGGATGGAGTTGGAAGAACAAGAGATCATCAATGCCACCCAGGCAGGATTTCTGCACGATATTGGGAAGATCTATATCCCGGATACCATTTTAAATAAACGGGGTCCCTTAACGAATGAAGAATACGAAATTATCCAAATCCATCCACTCTATGGTTATTCTCTACTTGATGAATTAAGTGAATTCAATCTGGAGGTGAAACGGGCAGTTCTTTTTCACCATGAACGCAACGACGCCAGTGGTTACCCCTTGAGTGCCACCGACGATTACGTCGGGCTGTTGCCTAAAATTATCGCAGTGGCGGATGTATATGATGCGATGACAACAAATCGTGTTTATAAAAAAGGGAAAACTCCATTAGAAGCCATTGAATTTCTCAGTAATCAGGGGCGACAAGAACTGGATAATCAGGTATTGTGCTATTTTCTTAATAATATCCCTGTTTATGACTTCAAGGCATCTTGA
- a CDS encoding PAS domain S-box protein — protein sequence MLEDTTLGSEENFTQEFDAISVGVIVLDENGKVTKVNNPLLNYFNSKREQFIGKKFGDAVQCISSRLNKMGCGYDPSCEFCELRNAYTKVLEFENEPIKIEFRKSIFVDHEENDYWFKVSIAPMINEKKRNAVVTFVDITERKNKELSLEQSRDYYYRMFENFPTLIWKTDLEGNVVYFNRSWSLFTGKQNEDYLGIKWLDLIHPEDRKFYLKMKNQAFQSKKSFSVEYRIRHDSGNYRWIEGIYSPSHEVDGSYDGYIGIGTDITERKNLEEGLIRYKMLAEKVRDTILFVEMNGKIIDANNAAVKLYGHNRGELLKLSVFDLIEGGKSVAIEEMKNGDKDGVFFETTHKKKDGTLIPVEVSAKTTHIKEKRVIICIVRDISERKNSENALIDSEEKFRQVFHNSTDAIFVQETRENGTHGKLLEVNQTAGDMFHYSYEEFFEFDDPIFELIDSPDEVERYCNELAEKIQISFLANAKRKDGSIMPIEVLCNHCYLNEKKVAITVVRDISERLAVEQALNRAKEEAESANQAKSEFLANMSHEIRTPLNGIVGMVNLMRLSNLNQEQQENIKIIKTCVNALLNVINDILDFSKMEAGKLEIKKKNCDIKALVEHTIKAQVPIAENKGIELNYAFSATIPQFVMGDFHRIQQILNNLISNAIKFTDAGEVWVKVKNQALHGNQIDILFTVEDTGIGIAKENRQQIFESFSQVDGSFTRRFGGTGLGLAITRQLVELMGGKIWVESTEGVGSRFFFQLSFDLAESEDKPIEGRPNYFKINQEYKILLTEDDKVNQLVISRMLNECGYGVDVANNGYEAVEMIKKNTYDIILMDIQMPEMDGIEATKRIRKLNIDTPVLAITAYALHGDREKFLAQGMDGYISKPIKVEKLVEEIEKCINNKEKVTHSGDFEMRIDKNGEIVIKERNTTDSLIGRIYDEEKEKELSEVIQELNYKVAEGEFTTFEKLANRIKKLSIVLDIEDMKVIAFKIELDIRRGNFEAAAKKVSQINHIYAVYKKTV from the coding sequence ATGTTAGAGGATACCACACTGGGGTCAGAGGAGAATTTCACTCAGGAGTTTGATGCCATTTCGGTGGGTGTGATCGTTTTGGACGAAAATGGTAAAGTTACCAAGGTCAACAATCCACTGCTGAATTATTTCAACAGCAAGCGGGAACAGTTTATTGGAAAAAAATTTGGCGATGCTGTTCAATGTATCAGCAGCCGTCTAAATAAAATGGGCTGTGGTTATGACCCGTCCTGTGAATTTTGTGAACTGAGAAATGCCTATACAAAGGTACTTGAATTTGAAAATGAACCCATTAAAATTGAATTCAGGAAAAGTATTTTTGTGGATCATGAGGAAAATGATTATTGGTTTAAGGTAAGCATTGCCCCGATGATCAATGAAAAGAAAAGAAATGCCGTTGTCACCTTTGTGGATATTACCGAGCGTAAGAACAAAGAATTATCGCTTGAACAGTCCCGGGATTACTATTATCGGATGTTTGAAAACTTCCCGACCCTAATTTGGAAAACCGATCTGGAAGGAAATGTGGTTTACTTTAACCGCAGTTGGTCGTTATTCACCGGGAAACAAAACGAAGACTATCTTGGCATTAAATGGCTGGATCTGATTCATCCCGAGGACAGAAAATTTTATCTTAAAATGAAGAATCAGGCATTTCAAAGCAAGAAATCCTTCAGTGTTGAGTATCGAATTCGACATGACAGTGGCAACTATCGTTGGATTGAAGGGATTTACAGCCCTTCCCACGAGGTGGATGGCAGTTATGATGGTTATATCGGGATTGGTACTGACATTACCGAACGGAAAAATTTGGAAGAAGGGCTGATTCGTTATAAAATGTTGGCTGAAAAAGTCCGGGATACGATTCTATTTGTCGAAATGAATGGTAAAATCATCGACGCCAATAATGCCGCCGTAAAACTTTATGGTCACAACCGGGGGGAACTTCTAAAACTCTCGGTTTTTGATCTGATCGAAGGCGGGAAGTCCGTCGCCATTGAGGAAATGAAGAATGGTGACAAGGATGGCGTATTTTTCGAAACCACGCACAAGAAAAAAGATGGAACCCTGATCCCGGTGGAAGTCAGTGCTAAAACCACCCATATAAAAGAAAAACGCGTGATTATATGTATTGTGCGGGATATTTCAGAACGGAAAAATTCAGAAAATGCATTAATCGACAGTGAAGAAAAGTTTCGCCAGGTCTTTCATAATTCGACGGATGCTATCTTTGTTCAGGAAACGAGAGAAAATGGCACCCATGGAAAACTGCTTGAGGTTAATCAAACAGCCGGCGATATGTTCCATTATAGCTATGAGGAATTTTTCGAGTTTGACGACCCCATTTTCGAATTGATTGATTCACCAGATGAGGTAGAACGCTACTGCAACGAACTGGCTGAAAAAATCCAAATCTCTTTTCTGGCTAACGCAAAACGAAAAGATGGGTCGATTATGCCCATCGAGGTGTTGTGCAACCATTGTTATTTAAATGAGAAAAAAGTTGCCATCACGGTTGTGCGAGACATAAGCGAGCGTTTGGCGGTGGAACAAGCCCTTAATCGAGCAAAAGAAGAAGCGGAAAGTGCCAATCAGGCTAAAAGTGAATTTCTGGCCAACATGAGTCACGAAATCAGAACGCCTTTAAACGGGATCGTCGGGATGGTAAATTTGATGCGGCTATCCAATTTAAATCAGGAACAGCAGGAGAACATCAAAATTATAAAAACCTGTGTCAATGCGCTTTTGAATGTCATCAATGACATCCTTGATTTTTCCAAGATGGAAGCGGGAAAACTGGAGATCAAGAAAAAGAATTGTGATATCAAAGCGCTGGTAGAACATACGATTAAAGCTCAGGTACCCATAGCGGAAAATAAGGGAATCGAGCTCAATTATGCCTTTTCTGCCACCATCCCCCAATTTGTTATGGGAGATTTTCATCGGATCCAACAGATCCTGAACAATCTTATCAGCAATGCCATCAAATTCACCGATGCCGGAGAGGTATGGGTCAAGGTTAAAAATCAGGCTTTACATGGAAACCAGATTGATATACTCTTTACGGTTGAAGACACTGGCATCGGCATTGCGAAAGAAAACCGTCAGCAGATCTTTGAGAGCTTTAGTCAAGTGGATGGTTCGTTTACCAGACGATTCGGAGGTACCGGGTTGGGGCTTGCCATTACCAGACAATTAGTAGAGTTAATGGGTGGAAAAATCTGGGTGGAAAGCACAGAGGGCGTCGGTAGTCGGTTTTTCTTTCAACTGAGCTTCGATTTAGCTGAATCCGAAGACAAACCGATTGAAGGCCGTCCCAATTATTTTAAGATCAATCAGGAATATAAAATCCTGCTTACCGAAGATGATAAAGTCAATCAATTGGTTATCTCGCGAATGCTAAATGAATGTGGTTATGGGGTGGATGTTGCCAACAATGGATATGAAGCAGTTGAAATGATAAAAAAGAATACCTATGACATCATTCTGATGGATATTCAAATGCCTGAAATGGATGGCATTGAAGCGACCAAGCGGATTCGCAAGCTAAATATCGATACCCCAGTGCTGGCGATCACCGCCTATGCCCTCCATGGTGATCGGGAAAAATTTCTCGCCCAGGGAATGGATGGTTATATCTCAAAGCCCATTAAAGTAGAAAAGCTGGTTGAAGAAATTGAAAAATGTATCAATAACAAAGAAAAAGTCACACACTCGGGAGACTTTGAAATGAGGATTGACAAAAACGGCGAAATTGTTATTAAAGAAAGAAATACCACGGATAGTCTAATTGGAAGAATTTATGATGAGGAAAAAGAAAAAGAATTGTCTGAAGTGATCCAGGAATTAAATTACAAGGTTGCAGAAGGAGAATTTACGACCTTTGAAAAATTAGCCAATCGCATCAAAAAGCTTTCTATTGTTCTGGATATTGAAGATATGAAGGTGATTGCTTTTAAAATTGAATTGGATATCAGACGAGGCAATTTTGAAGCGGCAGCAAAAAAAGTCAGTCAGATTAATCATATTTACGCAGTCTATAAAAAAACAGTATAA